From a region of the Deinococcus metallilatus genome:
- a CDS encoding N-acetylmannosamine-6-phosphate 2-epimerase, with protein sequence MPDSSMLERLRGQLVVSCQANPDSPLRDPSIISRLALAAELGGAAGLRLQGFEDVRAVRAVTDLPIIGLTKTDREDTEVYITPTAAEAVRLAELGAEIVALDATLRPRPEPLADMFAAVHAVGALVMADISTLEEARAALDLGADIVSTTLSGYTPYSRQLSGPDWALMDELREAGLPFVAEGRLNTPADAARALKRGAQFVVVGSAITRPDVVTRWFVQALQD encoded by the coding sequence ATGCCTGATTCCAGCATGCTGGAGCGGCTGCGCGGTCAGTTGGTGGTGTCCTGCCAGGCCAACCCGGATAGCCCGCTGCGCGACCCCTCCATCATCAGCCGCCTGGCCCTCGCGGCAGAACTCGGCGGCGCGGCCGGGCTGCGCCTTCAGGGCTTCGAGGACGTGCGGGCGGTGCGAGCGGTGACGGACCTCCCCATTATCGGCCTCACCAAGACCGACCGCGAGGACACCGAGGTCTACATCACGCCGACTGCCGCCGAGGCGGTGCGGCTGGCCGAACTCGGGGCCGAGATCGTCGCGCTGGACGCGACCCTGCGCCCGCGCCCGGAACCTCTGGCAGATATGTTCGCCGCCGTGCACGCCGTGGGTGCCCTGGTGATGGCCGACATCAGCACGCTGGAGGAGGCGCGGGCGGCGCTGGACCTGGGCGCCGACATCGTGAGCACGACCCTGAGCGGCTATACGCCCTACAGCCGCCAACTCAGCGGGCCCGACTGGGCGTTGATGGACGAACTGCGGGAGGCGGGCCTGCCCTTCGTGGCCGAGGGCCGCCTCAACACGCCTGCCGACGCGGCACGGGCGCTGAAGCGGGGCGCCCAGTTCGTCGTGGTGGGCAGCGCGATCACCCGCCCGGACGTGGTGACCCGCTGGTTCGTCCAGGCGCTCCAAGACTGA
- a CDS encoding N-acetylneuraminate epimerase codes for MYKTGLALALLAAAALGSAQAQVYPDLPVAIKNGTGVMIGQTIYVGLGTAGNQWFALDLSQPERHWVLIAPFPGVPRDQSISAAVDGKLYVFGGIGKPTPTSTTTVFNQGFVYDPAKNTWTQLPTRAPEGIAGGVAATVGDSLLMFAGVNKNIFDGYFTDLAAGEGNKAEQDRISRAYFDQRPQDYFLGREVMSYTPADNRWQEVDFLPFGGTAGSALVARGNTLTLVGGEIKPGVRTPAVRQGQLGPSGITWRPLPDMPGPVAGEAQEGLAGAYAGYSHGALLVAGGANFPGARARLASGLNYAHEGLTKTWRKDVYALVDGQWKVVGALPQAQGYGLAVPYGDEVILVGGELQGGQATPQVMSLEWQGDALKIKD; via the coding sequence ATGTACAAGACAGGTCTTGCCCTCGCCCTCCTCGCCGCTGCCGCCCTGGGTTCGGCCCAGGCGCAGGTCTACCCGGATTTGCCGGTCGCCATCAAGAACGGCACCGGCGTCATGATCGGCCAGACCATCTACGTAGGCCTGGGCACAGCGGGCAACCAGTGGTTCGCGCTGGACCTCTCGCAGCCTGAGCGGCACTGGGTATTGATCGCCCCCTTCCCCGGCGTGCCCCGCGACCAGTCCATCAGTGCGGCGGTGGACGGCAAACTCTATGTCTTCGGCGGCATCGGCAAGCCCACGCCGACCTCCACGACGACGGTGTTCAACCAGGGCTTCGTCTACGACCCGGCCAAAAACACCTGGACCCAGCTCCCCACCCGTGCGCCCGAGGGCATCGCGGGGGGCGTCGCCGCGACCGTGGGCGATTCGCTGCTGATGTTTGCCGGGGTGAACAAGAACATCTTCGACGGCTACTTCACGGATCTGGCCGCGGGCGAGGGCAACAAGGCCGAGCAGGATCGCATCAGCCGCGCCTACTTCGATCAGCGCCCGCAGGACTACTTCCTGGGCCGCGAGGTGATGAGCTACACCCCCGCTGACAACCGCTGGCAGGAAGTGGACTTCCTGCCCTTCGGCGGGACCGCCGGTTCGGCGCTGGTGGCCCGCGGCAACACGCTGACCCTGGTCGGTGGCGAGATCAAGCCGGGTGTGCGGACTCCCGCCGTGCGCCAGGGGCAGTTGGGGCCTTCGGGCATCACCTGGCGCCCGCTGCCCGACATGCCCGGCCCGGTAGCAGGCGAAGCCCAGGAGGGCCTTGCCGGGGCCTACGCCGGGTACAGCCACGGCGCGCTGCTGGTGGCGGGCGGGGCGAACTTTCCCGGCGCGCGGGCCAGGCTCGCCAGCGGCCTGAACTACGCCCACGAGGGCCTGACCAAGACCTGGCGCAAGGACGTGTACGCGCTGGTGGACGGGCAGTGGAAGGTCGTCGGGGCGCTCCCGCAGGCGCAGGGCTACGGCCTGGCCGTGCCGTACGGGGACGAGGTGATCCTGGTGGGCGGCGAGCTGCAGGGCGGCCAGGCGACCCCGCAGGTGATGTCGCTGGAGTGGCAGGGGGACGCCCTCAAGATCAAGGACTGA
- a CDS encoding alpha/beta hydrolase, whose protein sequence is MLPLSPIDPQLAEALALVEPLPFTLEGLPARRAEQLRRYLAEAPLPRPGMQTEERRIPRTDGSELLLKLYRPADGTGVLPALLWFHGGGYVGGTVALDDALCEELARDVPCVVVSAEYRLAPEHPYPAGLEDAFTALCWVAAQAGTLGIDPERIAIGGASAGAGLTASLALLNRDRGGPQPRLQLLIYPMLDRDTSRDPALVSGTGEHPLWSHHQNRLAWQAYIGHIADPAQVPYTSPVHFPDLTALPPAWVGVGDLDLFYNEDRRYAERLAQAGVPILFRRFPGAYHGFDRLVPEAALSRQFRSDYTGTLRAALHP, encoded by the coding sequence GTGCTTCCCCTCTCCCCCATTGATCCCCAGCTTGCCGAAGCCCTGGCATTGGTCGAGCCGCTGCCCTTCACCCTCGAAGGGTTGCCCGCCCGCCGCGCCGAACAGTTGCGCCGCTACCTGGCAGAAGCGCCGTTGCCCCGCCCCGGCATGCAGACCGAAGAACGCCGCATTCCCCGCACGGACGGAAGCGAACTTCTGCTGAAGCTGTACCGGCCCGCCGATGGAACCGGCGTGCTGCCTGCCCTCCTCTGGTTCCACGGCGGGGGCTATGTGGGCGGCACGGTAGCGCTGGACGACGCCCTCTGCGAGGAACTGGCCCGCGACGTGCCGTGCGTGGTGGTATCGGCCGAATACCGTCTGGCGCCCGAGCACCCCTACCCGGCAGGCCTGGAGGACGCCTTCACCGCCCTCTGCTGGGTGGCGGCGCAGGCCGGGACGCTGGGCATCGATCCCGAAAGAATCGCCATCGGCGGGGCGAGTGCCGGAGCAGGGTTGACGGCCTCACTGGCCCTCCTCAATCGGGACCGGGGCGGCCCGCAACCCCGCCTGCAACTTCTGATCTACCCGATGCTGGACCGCGACACCTCGCGCGATCCGGCGCTGGTGTCGGGCACGGGTGAACATCCCCTCTGGTCGCATCACCAGAACCGCCTGGCCTGGCAGGCGTACATCGGCCACATCGCGGACCCCGCACAGGTTCCCTATACCTCGCCGGTCCACTTCCCCGACCTCACGGCCCTGCCACCTGCCTGGGTGGGGGTAGGTGATCTCGACCTGTTCTATAACGAGGACCGGCGTTATGCCGAGCGCCTGGCTCAAGCTGGCGTTCCCATCCTGTTCCGCCGCTTTCCGGGGGCCTACCACGGCTTCGACCGACTGGTGCCGGAAGCAGCTCTCTCCCGGCAGTTCCGGAGCGACTACACGGGAACCCTGCGCGCGGCGCTTCATCCGTAG
- the opp4C gene encoding oligopeptide ABC transporter permease, which translates to MTTTAPAPPAVRTPARMAVTRFLRHRLAVAGLVLFGLIVLLVVFGPAVARFTPEQIDLLARNQPPNAVHWLGTDQTGRDIFARTLSAGRVSLLVGLLSTLISVVVGTTLGALAGYFGGWVDNVIMRCVDVVMTFPSIIVLLTLAAIIGPGIDKTIIIIGLLGWPLACRLVRAKLLSVRELEFITAATALGAPDRRILLRHALPNVVDVLVVFVSLGVASAILLEAGLSFLGLGVQPPQASWGNLLTAARELTVLEAYPWQWMPAGALIVLTVLATNFVGDGLRDALDPKAKA; encoded by the coding sequence ATGACCACCACCGCTCCTGCTCCCCCCGCCGTCCGCACCCCCGCCCGGATGGCCGTCACCCGCTTCCTGCGCCACCGGCTGGCCGTCGCCGGGCTGGTCCTGTTCGGCTTGATCGTGCTGTTGGTCGTGTTCGGCCCCGCCGTCGCCCGCTTCACGCCCGAGCAGATCGACCTGCTGGCCCGCAATCAGCCACCCAACGCCGTTCACTGGCTGGGCACCGATCAGACGGGCCGTGACATCTTCGCGCGCACGCTGTCGGCGGGGCGGGTGTCGCTGCTGGTGGGCCTGCTCAGCACCCTGATCTCCGTCGTGGTCGGCACCACGCTGGGCGCTCTGGCCGGATACTTCGGCGGCTGGGTGGACAACGTGATCATGCGCTGCGTGGACGTCGTGATGACGTTCCCCAGCATCATCGTGCTGCTCACGCTGGCGGCGATTATCGGTCCCGGCATCGACAAGACGATCATCATCATCGGGCTGCTGGGCTGGCCGCTGGCCTGCCGCCTGGTGCGCGCCAAGCTGCTCTCGGTGCGCGAACTGGAATTCATCACGGCGGCCACTGCGCTGGGTGCCCCGGATCGCCGCATCCTGCTGAGGCACGCCCTCCCGAACGTCGTGGACGTGCTGGTGGTATTCGTCAGCCTGGGTGTGGCGAGCGCGATCCTGCTCGAAGCGGGCCTGAGCTTCCTGGGCCTGGGCGTGCAGCCCCCGCAGGCGAGCTGGGGCAACCTCCTCACCGCCGCGCGTGAACTCACCGTGCTCGAAGCCTATCCCTGGCAGTGGATGCCCGCTGGCGCCCTGATCGTGCTGACTGTGCTCGCCACGAACTTCGTCGGGGACGGCCTGCGCGACGCCCTCGACCCCAAGGCCAAAGCCTGA
- a CDS encoding cation:proton antiporter, with product MLIFETLLGLLFGATILSVLARRLNIPYPTLLAVGGACVAFLPGAPRFELPPELILALFVAPVLVDAAYDTSLRDLRDNWQAVLSLVVVAVGLTTVAVACTARLLFPEFPWAAAIALGALVAPPDAVAALAVLRQVNPPYRLRKVLEGESLLNDASALLIYTLAVGAVMSGSFSAAGVLPTFFLTVFGSAAVGWLLAWPIGLLIEHIEDAPTSVIFQFVFTFGVWLLAERLGLSAVVTTVVFGLTAGRRSALSARLRVPTFAVWDAVTFVLNVLAFTLIGLQLGPILEALSGTELRRFLGAALIILGVVITVRLVWALTYALSQGRKSNRPPGSHSAQPSTAPPTAKGGLVIGWSGMRGIVTLATALALPQGFPERDFIQLTAFVVVLGTLVIQGLTLRPLLLLLQLPRDTTVETETSLARGAALKAALKALEGDDSEAAQRLRLEYREDLGRVRSGGDPHDTPDNMLRQRVVGASRRAIADLRHTGKIGDDAYHRVEEELDWLELSARPVSTPA from the coding sequence ATGCTGATCTTCGAGACTCTGCTCGGGCTCCTGTTCGGAGCGACCATTCTGTCCGTCCTTGCCCGGCGGCTGAACATCCCCTATCCCACCCTGCTCGCCGTGGGTGGAGCTTGCGTCGCGTTCCTCCCGGGCGCGCCCCGCTTCGAGTTGCCGCCCGAACTGATCCTCGCCCTCTTCGTGGCCCCCGTGCTGGTGGACGCGGCCTACGACACCTCGCTGCGCGACCTGCGGGACAACTGGCAGGCGGTCTTGTCGCTCGTCGTGGTAGCGGTCGGCCTCACGACGGTCGCCGTGGCCTGTACCGCCCGGCTGCTCTTCCCCGAGTTTCCCTGGGCGGCGGCCATTGCGCTCGGTGCCCTGGTTGCCCCCCCGGACGCCGTGGCGGCCCTGGCCGTGTTGCGGCAGGTCAATCCGCCGTACCGCCTCCGCAAGGTGCTGGAGGGCGAGAGCCTCTTGAACGACGCCTCCGCCCTGCTGATCTACACGCTGGCGGTCGGGGCCGTCATGAGTGGGAGCTTCAGTGCCGCCGGGGTCCTGCCGACCTTCTTCCTCACCGTCTTCGGCAGCGCCGCAGTCGGCTGGCTGCTGGCCTGGCCGATCGGTCTGCTGATCGAACACATCGAGGACGCGCCCACCTCGGTCATCTTCCAATTCGTGTTCACCTTCGGCGTGTGGCTCCTCGCCGAGCGTCTGGGCCTCTCCGCCGTGGTCACCACGGTCGTCTTCGGGCTGACGGCAGGCCGACGCTCGGCCCTGTCGGCGCGGCTGAGGGTGCCGACTTTCGCTGTCTGGGACGCGGTGACCTTCGTGCTGAACGTCCTGGCATTCACCCTGATCGGCCTGCAACTGGGGCCGATCCTCGAAGCACTCAGCGGCACAGAACTCCGGCGCTTCCTCGGTGCCGCACTGATCATCCTGGGTGTGGTGATCACCGTGCGCCTGGTCTGGGCCTTGACCTACGCCCTCTCCCAGGGGAGGAAGAGCAACCGCCCGCCGGGTTCCCACTCGGCTCAACCCTCCACGGCCCCGCCAACGGCGAAGGGCGGGCTGGTGATCGGCTGGTCCGGGATGCGCGGGATCGTCACGCTGGCGACTGCCCTCGCGCTCCCGCAGGGCTTTCCCGAGCGGGACTTCATCCAGCTCACCGCCTTCGTCGTCGTGCTGGGCACGCTGGTGATCCAGGGGCTGACGCTGCGCCCGCTGCTGCTGCTCCTCCAACTCCCCCGGGACACGACGGTGGAGACGGAAACCAGCCTGGCACGGGGAGCGGCGCTCAAGGCGGCCCTGAAGGCGCTGGAGGGGGACGACTCCGAGGCCGCGCAGCGCCTCAGATTGGAATACCGGGAGGACCTCGGCCGGGTCCGGAGCGGCGGGGACCCGCACGACACGCCGGACAACATGCTGCGGCAGCGGGTGGTGGGCGCTTCCCGTCGGGCCATCGCTGATCTGCGCCACACCGGTAAGATCGGGGACGACGCTTACCACCGCGTCGAGGAGGAGCTGGACTGGCTGGAGTTGAGCGCCCGGCCAGTGTCAACGCCCGCTTAG
- a CDS encoding ABC transporter substrate-binding protein has translation MSKRFLLSLALACAALPGSALADKVITGAFDVGPGGAPQAFNPLTNSAGFTWLNKYFGTLVLYDVNFKKISGDLASSWTVADGGKKYTFVLRPDVKWHDGQPFTARDVKFTIDLAMNPDSGSPFASKFANIKNVQTPNDRTVILTLSKPNAALLDGLTNFMILPQHELAKIPAKELRNSAWWRTNPVGTGPFMWSKYVPDQYVELKANPGYYRGKPKIDRLVNRYFKEPAAAVLALKSGDIQFTYLSLDDTKNVGNNVNIIAGPSQVVNYIGLNGTDPRFKDPRIRQAVMYAIDRATIVKQLYGGGAELANCVVTNSKFVPKGLNAYGYDPAKARQLLQAAKWNPNENVELLTYYGDQLSKDVLVTIQQMLAQVGMKVTPRFVDPPTFGQTTDKAKPTFEMVYAGSANGPDPDVMYANLHSDFMPPNGTNRMRVNIPAIDKDFEAGQAETSPAKRVAIYQDLCQVSNAQLPWDTLWVAKRFGGASKNLVNFIWTPAPGGGRYDDHAEDWDIK, from the coding sequence ATGTCCAAGCGTTTCCTGCTCAGTCTCGCTCTCGCCTGCGCCGCCCTGCCTGGCAGTGCCCTTGCCGACAAGGTGATTACCGGCGCCTTCGATGTGGGTCCCGGCGGCGCCCCACAGGCGTTCAACCCCCTGACCAACTCGGCGGGCTTCACCTGGCTGAACAAGTACTTCGGCACGCTGGTGCTGTACGACGTGAACTTCAAGAAGATCAGCGGCGACCTGGCGTCCTCCTGGACGGTGGCGGACGGCGGCAAGAAGTACACCTTCGTGCTGCGTCCGGACGTGAAGTGGCACGACGGCCAGCCCTTCACCGCCAGGGACGTGAAGTTCACCATCGACCTGGCAATGAACCCCGACTCGGGCAGCCCCTTCGCGTCCAAGTTCGCCAACATCAAGAATGTCCAGACGCCCAACGACCGCACGGTGATCCTGACCCTCAGCAAACCCAACGCGGCGCTGCTCGACGGCCTGACCAACTTTATGATCCTGCCGCAGCACGAACTCGCCAAGATTCCCGCCAAGGAACTGCGCAACTCGGCGTGGTGGCGCACGAATCCGGTCGGCACCGGCCCCTTCATGTGGAGCAAGTACGTGCCCGACCAGTACGTGGAACTCAAGGCCAACCCGGGCTACTACCGGGGCAAGCCGAAAATCGACCGCCTGGTCAACCGCTACTTCAAGGAACCCGCCGCCGCCGTGCTGGCCCTCAAGTCGGGCGACATCCAGTTCACGTACCTCAGCCTGGACGACACCAAGAACGTCGGCAACAACGTGAACATCATCGCCGGGCCGTCGCAGGTCGTGAACTACATCGGCCTCAACGGGACCGACCCACGCTTCAAGGACCCCCGCATCCGCCAGGCGGTGATGTACGCCATCGACCGCGCGACCATCGTCAAGCAGCTCTACGGCGGCGGGGCCGAACTCGCCAACTGCGTCGTCACCAACAGCAAGTTTGTCCCCAAGGGCCTGAACGCCTACGGGTACGACCCTGCCAAGGCCAGGCAACTGCTCCAGGCCGCCAAGTGGAACCCGAACGAGAACGTCGAGCTGCTGACGTACTACGGTGACCAGCTCAGCAAGGACGTGCTGGTGACCATCCAGCAGATGCTGGCGCAGGTCGGCATGAAGGTCACGCCCCGTTTCGTGGACCCGCCCACCTTCGGCCAGACGACCGACAAGGCCAAGCCCACCTTCGAGATGGTGTACGCGGGCAGCGCCAACGGCCCCGACCCCGACGTGATGTACGCCAACCTGCACTCGGACTTCATGCCGCCGAACGGCACCAACCGCATGCGCGTGAACATCCCCGCCATCGACAAGGACTTCGAGGCGGGCCAGGCGGAAACCAGCCCGGCCAAGCGTGTGGCGATCTACCAGGACCTGTGCCAGGTCAGCAACGCGCAACTGCCCTGGGACACGTTGTGGGTCGCCAAGCGTTTCGGGGGGGCCAGCAAGAACCTGGTGAACTTCATCTGGACGCCCGCGCCCGGCGGTGGCCGCTACGACGACCACGCCGAGGACTGGGACATCAAGTGA
- a CDS encoding ABC transporter permease, giving the protein MGIYALRRLLISIPLLLVITAIIFTMLQFTPGDPLDAYIPPDQVVTAEQRAIIRHDLGLDQPKVVQYGRWLQHAVQGDLGYRIKNGEPVSRELARRLPPTLLLMGAGLGLGVVLGVLFGVLAAVKRYTFTDNVLTLLAFLGISTPAFLAGLLGLYVFALKLKWFPAGGYQTPGNGSVLDILSHLILPALILSVTYIAVLMRYTRSSILEVIHQDYVRTASAKGVAYPWVVGKHVLRNALIPVVTVIGANVANLIGGAVFLESIFSWPGTGQLYLDAIDARDYPMIMGTTLVLAAVILLANLLTDLLYGLIDPRIRYT; this is encoded by the coding sequence ATGGGAATCTACGCACTGCGGCGCCTGCTGATCAGCATCCCGCTGCTGCTGGTCATCACCGCCATCATCTTCACGATGCTGCAATTCACGCCCGGCGATCCGCTGGACGCCTATATCCCGCCGGATCAGGTCGTGACCGCCGAGCAGCGCGCGATCATCCGGCATGATCTGGGCCTTGACCAGCCCAAGGTCGTGCAGTATGGCCGCTGGCTCCAGCACGCGGTGCAGGGCGACCTGGGGTACCGCATCAAGAACGGGGAACCGGTGAGCCGGGAACTCGCCCGGCGCCTGCCACCCACACTGCTGTTGATGGGCGCGGGGCTGGGCCTGGGGGTGGTGCTGGGCGTCCTGTTCGGCGTTCTGGCTGCGGTGAAGCGCTACACGTTCACCGACAACGTGCTGACCCTGCTCGCGTTCCTGGGCATCTCCACCCCCGCCTTCCTGGCCGGGCTGCTGGGCCTGTACGTTTTCGCCCTGAAGCTGAAGTGGTTTCCCGCCGGGGGCTACCAGACGCCGGGGAACGGCAGCGTGCTGGACATCCTGTCACACCTGATCCTGCCCGCGCTGATCCTGTCGGTGACCTACATCGCGGTCCTGATGCGCTACACGCGCTCCAGCATCCTGGAAGTCATTCACCAGGACTACGTCCGCACGGCCAGCGCGAAGGGTGTGGCGTACCCATGGGTCGTGGGCAAGCACGTGTTACGGAACGCCCTGATTCCGGTCGTGACCGTGATCGGCGCCAACGTCGCCAACCTGATCGGCGGCGCGGTCTTTCTGGAGTCCATCTTCTCCTGGCCGGGGACCGGGCAACTCTACCTCGACGCCATCGACGCCCGCGACTACCCCATGATCATGGGCACGACGCTGGTGCTGGCCGCGGTCATCCTGCTGGCAAACCTGCTCACCGACCTGCTGTATGGCCTGATCGACCCCCGCATCCGCTACACCTGA
- a CDS encoding dihydrodipicolinate synthase family protein → MQLHGIIPPVVTPLTPDFQVDEPALRRVLRHLLDGGVHGLFLLGSTSEVVFMDAPQRREVLRIAVDEVAGRVPLLAGVIDPTTDRVIAHARDAQAAGVDGLVVTAPFYTRTSQAEIVEHFRAVRQAVPLPIMAYDIPVCVHVKLERPTLRQMRAEGLIEGLKDSSGDDTNFRLLALECQDDPDFRLFTGSELMVDTALLVGAHGCVPGLGNVDPAGYVALYGAARREDWPEARRLQERLIRLFGIALQGTPRTSPNASGVGGFKTALHLLGLVPTHHMHRPNAPLNAEETRRVEAILAAEGLLAHA, encoded by the coding sequence ATGCAACTCCACGGCATCATTCCCCCCGTCGTCACGCCCCTCACGCCCGACTTCCAGGTGGACGAACCCGCCCTGCGGCGCGTCCTCCGGCACCTGCTGGACGGCGGCGTCCACGGCCTCTTTCTCCTCGGTTCCACCAGCGAGGTCGTCTTTATGGACGCGCCCCAGCGCCGCGAGGTGCTGCGGATCGCGGTGGACGAGGTGGCGGGCCGGGTGCCGCTGCTGGCGGGCGTGATCGACCCCACCACCGACCGCGTGATCGCGCACGCGCGGGACGCGCAGGCGGCGGGTGTGGACGGCCTGGTCGTGACCGCCCCCTTCTACACCCGCACCAGCCAAGCGGAGATCGTCGAGCACTTCCGGGCTGTTCGTCAGGCCGTGCCGCTGCCGATCATGGCCTACGACATTCCCGTGTGTGTCCACGTCAAGCTCGAACGCCCCACACTGCGGCAGATGCGCGCCGAGGGCCTGATCGAGGGTCTCAAGGACAGCAGCGGCGACGACACCAACTTCCGCCTGCTGGCGCTGGAGTGCCAGGATGACCCCGACTTCCGGCTGTTCACCGGCTCCGAGCTGATGGTGGACACTGCGCTGCTGGTGGGCGCGCACGGCTGCGTGCCGGGGCTGGGCAACGTGGACCCGGCGGGCTACGTGGCGCTGTATGGCGCCGCGCGGCGCGAGGACTGGCCGGAGGCGCGCCGCCTACAGGAAAGGCTGATCCGCCTCTTCGGGATCGCGCTCCAGGGGACGCCGCGCACCAGCCCCAACGCTTCCGGCGTGGGCGGCTTCAAGACTGCCCTGCACCTGCTGGGCCTGGTCCCGACCCACCATATGCACCGCCCCAATGCCCCCCTGAACGCCGAGGAAACCCGCCGCGTCGAGGCCATCCTGGCGGCCGAGGGCCTGCTCGCCCATGCCTGA
- a CDS encoding FadR/GntR family transcriptional regulator, whose amino-acid sequence MTARVPAYRQAQVAIKRYIEDHGLKPGDLLPPEAQLARDMGMSRLSLREGVKSLEALGILEAKQGEGIYVKAFTFDSIFENLPYSFATDGKSLRDLLQVRTALEEGLIGMVAGRATPEQLDHLERLARQMLQKAQAGETFEDEDREFHLALYEPLQNLFLNRLVELFWEVFRRLHGSANVTAWHLEQTAHDHLAILNALRARDHQRITEAMHAHFQQIHARLGPQPGTPPPVTDILPPPPANP is encoded by the coding sequence ATGACCGCTCGAGTTCCCGCATATCGGCAGGCGCAAGTGGCGATCAAGCGTTATATCGAAGACCACGGCCTGAAGCCCGGCGACCTGCTGCCCCCCGAGGCCCAGCTCGCCCGCGACATGGGCATGAGTCGCCTCTCTCTGCGCGAGGGGGTCAAGAGCCTGGAGGCGCTGGGAATTCTGGAAGCCAAGCAGGGCGAGGGTATCTACGTGAAAGCCTTTACCTTCGACAGCATCTTCGAGAACCTGCCCTACTCCTTTGCCACCGACGGCAAGTCACTGCGCGACCTCTTGCAGGTGCGGACCGCGCTGGAAGAAGGGCTGATCGGCATGGTGGCGGGCAGGGCGACTCCCGAGCAACTCGACCACCTTGAACGGCTCGCCCGGCAGATGCTCCAGAAGGCGCAGGCCGGGGAAACCTTCGAGGACGAGGACCGCGAGTTTCATCTGGCCCTCTACGAACCGCTCCAGAACCTCTTTCTCAACCGGCTCGTGGAGCTGTTCTGGGAGGTGTTCCGCCGCCTGCACGGCAGCGCGAACGTCACCGCCTGGCACCTGGAGCAGACCGCGCACGACCACCTCGCCATTCTCAACGCCCTGCGGGCCAGGGACCACCAGCGCATCACCGAGGCGATGCACGCCCACTTCCAGCAGATCCACGCACGGCTGGGACCCCAACCGGGCACCCCGCCCCCCGTCACCGACATTCTTCCTCCCCCGCCAGCCAACCCCTGA